The Choloepus didactylus isolate mChoDid1 chromosome 13, mChoDid1.pri, whole genome shotgun sequence genome contains a region encoding:
- the SCGB3A2 gene encoding secretoglobin family 3A member 2 → MKLVTVLLLVTVGICCYPATAFFINSVARPVNNVLPLPLDNILPFMDPLKLLLKTLGISVEHLVEGLRKCVDELGPEASESVKKLLEALSHLV, encoded by the exons ATGAAGCTGGTAACTGTCCTCCTGCTGGTGACTGTTGGCATTTGCTGTTACCCTG CTACTGCCTTCTTCATCAATAGTGTGGCCCGTCCTGTCAACAATGTCTTACCCTTACCACTGGATAACATTCTTCCCTTCATGGATCCATTAAAGCTTCTTCTGAAAACTCTTGGCATTTCTGTTGAGCACCTTGTAGAAGGACTGAGGAAGTGTGTGGATGAGCTGGGACCAGAGGCCTCTGAGTCTGTGAAGAAACTGTTG GAGGCCCTATCACACTTGGTGTGA